In the genome of Paenibacillus sp. FSL R5-0766, one region contains:
- a CDS encoding FAD-dependent monooxygenase, with translation MNQNTQSQLKTDVCIVGAGPGGALLSYLLNQNGISTMLIERQSHLHKSFRGELLNMDGEAILNKHSLYSLIQERGALLLEQIQYWENGQIIHTVSPGNGESHVGIHVPQDHLLEAIVSHARQHSSYEQVLFNTIMTGLLRDKNGQVVGINIRKNGVPASIEASVIVGADGRYSAVRKHSGMTPEIRKHGYDLLWARIPAPVGWEPAVRMASMDGQQLALFSQFGGYVQIGWNIPEGAYSKLREQPIAPFVDKLVSAFPCLSDSVAANIQSWSDFVLLSVESSYCPSWAQDNVVLIGDAAHTMTPTGAFGLNAALEDADVLSELLVQMAADQFSSTAQLQELQTIRGAKVQQQLARQVEMESSFQQRYESFL, from the coding sequence ATGAATCAGAATACACAATCTCAACTTAAAACAGATGTTTGCATCGTCGGCGCTGGACCTGGCGGTGCTTTGCTTTCTTATTTACTGAACCAAAATGGAATCTCCACGATGCTCATTGAACGGCAGTCCCACCTGCACAAGTCGTTTCGCGGGGAGTTGCTCAATATGGACGGCGAAGCCATTTTAAATAAACACAGCCTCTATTCCCTCATCCAGGAACGCGGAGCACTGCTCTTGGAACAGATTCAGTATTGGGAAAATGGGCAGATTATTCATACGGTATCACCGGGCAATGGAGAATCTCATGTTGGTATTCATGTACCCCAAGATCATCTCCTGGAAGCCATCGTGTCGCATGCTCGGCAGCACAGTTCATATGAACAAGTACTTTTCAATACGATTATGACCGGTTTGTTACGAGACAAGAACGGCCAGGTCGTGGGTATTAACATTCGGAAGAACGGCGTTCCTGCCTCCATTGAGGCATCTGTTATTGTGGGTGCTGATGGCAGATACTCTGCTGTACGCAAACATTCCGGTATGACCCCGGAGATTCGCAAGCACGGGTATGATCTGCTCTGGGCACGCATTCCGGCACCCGTAGGCTGGGAACCCGCTGTTCGAATGGCCAGCATGGATGGTCAACAGCTCGCACTGTTCTCACAGTTCGGCGGTTATGTTCAGATTGGATGGAACATTCCCGAGGGAGCATACTCCAAGCTGCGAGAGCAGCCGATTGCTCCTTTTGTAGATAAACTTGTATCTGCTTTTCCTTGCCTGTCTGATTCTGTAGCTGCCAACATTCAGAGCTGGAGTGATTTTGTTCTGTTATCTGTCGAAAGCAGCTATTGCCCGTCGTGGGCACAGGACAATGTTGTACTCATCGGTGATGCCGCTCATACCATGACACCAACCGGTGCGTTTGGACTTAATGCCGCGCTCGAAGATGCGGATGTGCTCTCCGAATTACTTGTCCAAATGGCTGCAGATCAATTCAGTTCCACTGCACAACTTCAGGAACTTCAGACGATTCGCGGGGCAAAGGTACAGCAACAACTTGCTCGGCAAGTGGAGATGGAATCCTCTTTCCAACAGCGTTATGAATCCTTTCTCTAA
- a CDS encoding MarR family transcriptional regulator gives MSPDTERNSQLANVDQLLEAFFRYKNKVLDQQQKTETNCKLNPTKSHILGMILREKRCMAVDVARQLSLSSGATTIVLNQLETEGLIQRVRSEEDRRIVWLSLTDEGVQLAKTLNANRGRMTWELLQALSEEEQQQMFGMLKKIELKLLENMKSFEQIHR, from the coding sequence ATGAGCCCGGATACGGAGCGAAACTCTCAATTGGCAAATGTAGATCAATTGTTGGAGGCCTTCTTCAGATATAAAAACAAAGTATTGGATCAGCAGCAGAAGACCGAAACCAACTGTAAACTGAATCCGACAAAAAGTCATATATTGGGCATGATTTTACGTGAAAAACGTTGCATGGCGGTTGATGTGGCCAGACAACTCAGTTTGTCTTCCGGCGCGACCACTATTGTACTGAATCAACTGGAGACGGAAGGGTTGATCCAGCGGGTGCGCAGTGAAGAAGATCGGAGAATTGTGTGGCTGTCCTTAACGGATGAAGGCGTGCAGCTCGCCAAGACACTTAATGCGAATCGCGGCCGAATGACGTGGGAATTGTTGCAAGCACTTTCCGAAGAGGAGCAACAGCAGATGTTTGGCATGCTGAAGAAAATTGAGCTGAAACTGCTGGAGAACATGAAGTCGTTTGAGCAGATCCACCGATAG